In Primulina eburnea isolate SZY01 chromosome 14, ASM2296580v1, whole genome shotgun sequence, the following proteins share a genomic window:
- the LOC140812081 gene encoding uncharacterized protein codes for MHQKKSEVQIGTESSGVSSDFNPTPPLTPSYLSQKHPHFFHNIRSSPHQPSSVNNPTLQILIDDENQQQQESNDAFALRPTTPFKRPNIQQQFAASLTKTPTLSNALHRYGVSAQNPPTRFNLLCTRSQKFLTHFHHHLRLLRRRLRIRLRLHLRLILLLSLPFFYFLVSHPSSSFILDFLSAFAFSAALLFSLNLAIPRLPTIRLFLARSLPIKISSKDHISRSHLPVFWSIGSRMKADKKSISGCYVQAYSNGDVYEGEFHKGKCNGNGVYYYYMSGRYEGDWIDGKYDGYGVETWARGSRYRGQYRQGLRHGYGVYRFYTGDVYAGEWCNGQSHGCGIHTCEDGSRYVGEFKWGVKHGLGHYHFRNGDRYAGEYFADKMHGFGVYFFANGHRYEGAWHEGRRQGLGLYTFRNGETQSGHWQNGILDVPSTQSTISLVSPVAVNHSKVLNVVQEARRAAEKAYEVAKVDERVNRAVSAANRAANAARVAAVKAVQKQMHHRSNSDEMPVPVAYNFVTEDQSNR; via the exons AtgcatcagaagaaatctgaagtACAGATCGGAACAGAAAGCAGCGGCGTCTCTTCCGATTTCAACCCTACCCCACCCCTCACCCCTTCTTACCTTTCCCAGAAACACCCCCACTTTTTTCATAATATCCGATCAAGTCCTCACCAGCCTTCTTCCGTCAATAATCCTACCCTACAGATTCTTATCGACGATGAGAATCAACAGCAGCAGGAGTCGAATGATGCGTTTGCCCTCAGGCCCACCACTCCTTTCAAGAGACCCAATATTCAGCAGCAATTCGCCGCTTCCCTTACCAAAACTCCTACTCTGTCGAATGCCCTCCATAGATATGGGGTTTCCGCCCAGAACCCACCTACAAGATTCAATCTTTTATGCACCAGGTCTCAGAAATTCTTGACTCATTTCCACCATCACCTCCGCCTACTGCGCCGTCGCCTCCGCATCCGCCTCCGCCTTCACCTCCGCTTAATCCTTCTCCTCAGCCTTCCCTTCTTTTATTTTCTGGTCTCCCATCCTTCAAGTTCGTTCATTCTTGATTTCCTCTCCGCCTTTGCCTTCTCCGCGGCGCTTTTGTTTTCTCTGAATTTGGCCATTCCACGACTTCCCACTATAAGGTTGTTCCTTGCCCGATCGTTACCGATCAAGATTAGCTCGAAGGATCATATTAGTCGGTCGCATTTACCAGTTTTTTGGTCAATTGGGTCGCGGATGAAGGCAGATAAGAAGTCAATATCGGGGTGTTATGTGCAGGCGTATAGCAACGGTGATGTGTACGAGGGTGAGTTTCACAAGGGCAAATGTAATGGGAATGGGGTTTATTACTATTACATGAGTGGAAGATATGAAGGGGATTGGATAGATGGCAAGTATGATGGTTATGGGGTGGAGACGTGGGCTCGTGGGAGCCGGTATAGAGGACAGTATCGGCAGGGACTTAGACATGGTTATGGTGTGTATAGGTTTTATACAGGAGATGTGTATGCTGGGGAGTGGTGTAATGGGCAGAGCCATGGGTGTGGTATTCATACTTGTGAGGATGGGAGCCGGTATGTGGGTGAATTTAAATGGGGTGTTAAACATGGCCTTGGACATTATCATTTTAG GAATGGGGATAGATATGCTGGAGAATACTTTGCTGATAAAATGCATGGGTTCGGGGTCTATTTCTTCGCAAATGGCCACCGCTATGAAGGTGCTTGGCATGAGGGTAGAAGACAGGGACTCGGATTGTACActttcaggaatggagaaacTCAATCAGGCCATTGGCAAAATGGAATTCTTGATGTGCCTAGCACTCAGAGCACCATCTCTCTCGTTTCTCCTGTTGCTGTTAACCACTCAAAAGTGCTTAACGTTGTTCAG GAAGCTCGACGAGCAGCGGAGAAAGCTTATGAAGTGGCCAAGGTAGACGAGAGAGTTAACCGAGCAGTGTCAGCAGCTAATCGGGCAGCCAATGCAGCCAGAGTTGCAGCTGTAAAAGCTGTGCAAAAACAAATGCATCATAGAAGCAATAGCGATGAAATGCCTGTTCCTGTCGCTTATAACTTTGTAACTGAAGACCAGTCCAATCGTTAG